The nucleotide sequence AATTTTAAGAAGAATTTGAGTTATTCCTCCGTCGAAAATAAAATTATGAAATGCTAATGAAATTGTATTGATGAAATCCGTAATAAATTGAGGAACGAAACTATTTTTGATATTTTCATTTATTGAATTTACTTTTGGTACTGTTTCGGATTGGTTAAATAAAGTATCCAACAACGGGATTGTCAAATATACCGAAGCACCGTGCATCAACGAATATAAAAAAGTAAATAATACGGCTAAAATAAGGTGTTTCCAAAACGGAAGGACAAAAGTTAATATACGCCTGTATGTGTTCAAATTTATTTAAGAATTAATGAATAATATGTAAAAATAGTCATTGCTTAATCTGTAATCAAATTGAATAATTATTATGTTTCTGTGATGAATAGATCAAATTAATTTTTATTATTGTTAAGTTCAATTAAATAAATAATCTAATATAAATGAAAATTGATATTGTTTTTACTTGGGTTGATGGTTCCGATAAAAATTGGCTGGAAAAAAGAAATTTTCAGGCGAAAAAAGCCGGGAAAATTTTAAATAGTTCAATCAGCGAAGCACTTTTTACAGACAACGATGAATTAAAATATTCATTAAGATCAATAAATGAATATGCTCCGTGGATAAATAACATTTTTATTGTAACCGATAACCAAATTCCTAAATGGTTGAATACAAATAATCCAAAGATAAATATTATTGATCATTCCGATATAATTGACAAAGAATTTTTACCTACTTTCAACTCATGTGTTATAGAAAACCATCTTCATAAAATAAAAAAACTTTCGGAACATTTTTTATATTTCAATGATGATATGTTTTTGGGAAACATAACTGAGGTAAATGATTTTTTTTCATCCACCGGAAAACCTCGTGTTTTTGTTTCCGAACTTATTCCTGTTCCGAATAAAAAACTGATTGATATTAACCTTAGACCAATTGAAAAAAGAAATTCATACCAATATAATATGGTAAATTGCAGAAAATTAATTTTTGAGAAGTTTGGTAAAATTACTTACAGAAGTATCAGACACAGCGTAAAACCATTCTCGAAATCGAATTTAACTGAATTGGAAAATATATTAACTGAAAAAGTTAATGAAACAAATAAAAATAAATTCAGAACAAATGACGATATAATTTTGACTTACTTATTTGAATTTTATTCTATTGTAAGTAAAAACGGTATGCCAAAGTATTTAATGACTACTGATACTAATAAAGGTTTCTATAATTTATTGAATAAAATTTATAAAAAATTTACATTTGGATTTATCAATATGCATGAAAAAGACGCGGAGGAACACTTGATGAGAATTAAATCGGCAAAGCCATTTACATTTTGTATAAACCAAACTCCTGAAACACCTGCGGATAATTTGCCAAAATTAAAATTATTTTTTGAAGATTATTTTCCGAAGAAATCACCTTACGAAATTTAAGTTTTAAACTTTCTCCAAATATTTCATTATTATATTTGCAGCTCTTTCCCCGGCTTTCCCATCTAATTTATAAAACAAAATTTGATTTGCCTTTTGTCTCTCATCGGCTTTTAAATTTGGATTCTGTAAATAGGAATTAATTGCATCATAAATTTCATCAAAATTTTCTATTTGAACGCTTATCTTTTTTATTAGTTCTACAACTTCAGGAATTGCTCTATCGGAAGAAGGAACTTTGAAGCTAATAATCGGTTTATTAAAAGCACAAAATTCTCCCATGAGTGAATTGTAATCCCCGACAAAATAATCCGCAATCATTAAATATGGAGTTATATCAAAATCTTCCAAATAAAATGCATTTTTTACTTCTTTTAATTTGGTAAGATAATTTTTTGCAGTCCAAGTATGAGCGGTTAATAAAATATTGTATTTGTCGGTTAACGTATGTACTTTATCAATCCATTTATGAATTTGGGATAATCCGTCAACATTCCAAGTGGAAGTAAAAATAATAGTTTTTTTATTTGGATCAATTTTTACTTTTCTTTTTATTAATTCCAAATATTCTTTGTCATATACTCCATTAAAAGCGTTATCTAATTTGGGATAACCAACAGCCACTGTTGAATTTATTCCTCTTGCTTTAGCTTTGTTAACTTGGTCTTGGCTTGATACAAAATAAGTATTAAACCCATTATAATTTTTTGATGATGTCCATCTTTTAAATTGATACAATCCATGATCGAATCCAATCTTCACAATTTGTTCAACCGGAAATTTATAATGCTCATGTCTTCCCATTATAACCACCTTTGGAAAAACCGGCATTGTTTTATATTCAATTTTTTTTTCTCTCAAATAATCTTTAGTCTTTTTATTCTTTGCAATAACGGTAATTTTCAATAGATATTTTTGAATCGGAAGGAACATTTCGTAATCAAGCGGATCGGCGCAGTAAAATATAATTTCTTCTAATTTAAAGATTTTTTTTAAATGCCAAATAAATTTATACGGATACTTATACAGATAATATGAAAATACCATATTTATTCTACTGTAAATTTTAATTTAATTTCATTCAAAACAATGCTTGGCTCAATTAGTTTCATACAATTATGGTGACCTAACGGACAAGAATTTGATCCGTGACTGCTGCATGGACGGCAATCTAAATCAATTTCCATAACTTTGTCATTTTCTCTAAATGGAAAATATCCAATCTTTTTTACAGTTGGACCGAAAAAAACTATCACATCGGTTTTAACAGCATTTGCAATATGCATTGCTCCGCTGTCATTGCAAATCAAAACGTCACATTTTTCAACAACCGCGGCAGATTCCAACAATGATAATTTTCCGGCAAGATTGATAGAATTTATTACGGGTGAAACTTCTTCGCATAAATCAATTTCATCTTTGCTGCCTATGAATATTATTCCAAATCCTAATTTTGTTAATTCTTCCGCTAATGTTTTGTAGTGTTCTTTAAGCCATCTTTTTGTGAACCAATTTGAACCAGGAGCAATTGCGACTAATTTGACTTCTTGAGAAATATTATTAGACTTTTTAAAATCCAAAAGAATATTTTCAGCTTTTTGCTTCATTTCATTTGAAGGAAATAATTCCGTTTGAATTGAAAATTTTTCATCTGAAAACGGCGAGAGCAAAAATAAATTTTTCTCAATTTTATATACATTCTGCAAATGCGGAATTCGTTTTGTTAAAAACCATCTCGCTATCCATCTATCAAAACCAATTCTAATTTTAACAAAACCCAAATAAACTAAAAGAACAGAAGTCAGCGAACTATG is from Ignavibacteriota bacterium and encodes:
- a CDS encoding Stealth CR1 domain-containing protein — translated: MKIDIVFTWVDGSDKNWLEKRNFQAKKAGKILNSSISEALFTDNDELKYSLRSINEYAPWINNIFIVTDNQIPKWLNTNNPKINIIDHSDIIDKEFLPTFNSCVIENHLHKIKKLSEHFLYFNDDMFLGNITEVNDFFSSTGKPRVFVSELIPVPNKKLIDINLRPIEKRNSYQYNMVNCRKLIFEKFGKITYRSIRHSVKPFSKSNLTELENILTEKVNETNKNKFRTNDDIILTYLFEFYSIVSKNGMPKYLMTTDTNKGFYNLLNKIYKKFTFGFINMHEKDAEEHLMRIKSAKPFTFCINQTPETPADNLPKLKLFFEDYFPKKSPYEI
- a CDS encoding CDP-glycerol glycerophosphotransferase family protein produces the protein MVFSYYLYKYPYKFIWHLKKIFKLEEIIFYCADPLDYEMFLPIQKYLLKITVIAKNKKTKDYLREKKIEYKTMPVFPKVVIMGRHEHYKFPVEQIVKIGFDHGLYQFKRWTSSKNYNGFNTYFVSSQDQVNKAKARGINSTVAVGYPKLDNAFNGVYDKEYLELIKRKVKIDPNKKTIIFTSTWNVDGLSQIHKWIDKVHTLTDKYNILLTAHTWTAKNYLTKLKEVKNAFYLEDFDITPYLMIADYFVGDYNSLMGEFCAFNKPIISFKVPSSDRAIPEVVELIKKISVQIENFDEIYDAINSYLQNPNLKADERQKANQILFYKLDGKAGERAANIIMKYLEKV
- the waaF gene encoding lipopolysaccharide heptosyltransferase II, yielding MPKLLPSEEDKKSIKRILLIQTAFIGDVILITPLIKAAKELFPNALLDIIAIPQTANILENNPNINSIIIFNKKESKLKSFLRILKKIYSNKYDIAILPHSSLTSVLLVYLGFVKIRIGFDRWIARWFLTKRIPHLQNVYKIEKNLFLLSPFSDEKFSIQTELFPSNEMKQKAENILLDFKKSNNISQEVKLVAIAPGSNWFTKRWLKEHYKTLAEELTKLGFGIIFIGSKDEIDLCEEVSPVINSINLAGKLSLLESAAVVEKCDVLICNDSGAMHIANAVKTDVIVFFGPTVKKIGYFPFRENDKVMEIDLDCRPCSSHGSNSCPLGHHNCMKLIEPSIVLNEIKLKFTVE